One window of Nicotiana tomentosiformis chromosome 11, ASM39032v3, whole genome shotgun sequence genomic DNA carries:
- the LOC104102068 gene encoding 36.4 kDa proline-rich protein-like, with protein sequence MDSSKKTSLLFISILLIISSITPILGCSHCKKHKKPKTTPNIPPINIIPSPPTETTTCPIDTLKLGACVDLLGGLVHIGIGNPVINECCPIIQGLVEIEAAVCLCTTLKLKLLNLNLYVPLALQLLLTCGKTPPPGYTCSL encoded by the coding sequence atggaTTCCTCCAAAAAAACATCTCTTCTTTTCATCTCCATACTTCTCATAATTTCTTCAATCACTCCCATTCTTGGTTGTAGCCATTGCAAAAAACACAAGAAACCCAAAACTACTCCCAATATTCCACCTATTAATATTATTCCGTCACCACCAACAGAGACTACTACTTGCCCTATTGATACACTTAAACTTGGAGCTTGTGTTGATCTTCTTGGTGGGCTAGTTCATATTGGGATTGGTAATCCTGTTATTAATGAGTGTTGTCCAATTATTCAAGGGCTTGTGGAAATTGAAGCTGCAGTTTGTCTTTGTACAACTCTTAAGCTTAAGCTTCTAAATCTTAACCTTTATGTCCCTTTGGCACTTCAACTCCTTCTTACTTGTGGCAAGACTCCACCTCCTGGCTACACTTGCTCTTTGTAG